The following nucleotide sequence is from Thermodesulfobacteriota bacterium.
GTGGCTCAGTCGCACTCCCCTACTCTCCTGCCCTTCATCCTGCCGGTCATCTCCATGCCCTGGGCCTTTATGACCGTGCGCGTCTCGCCCTTCATCGTATCGCCGCTGTAGGTGACCCTGCCGCTGAACTCGACGATGACGCCCGCGCTGTCGCAGCGACCCTCCCAGGAGACCGTATCCCCGGACACGTCCTGGTCCGTTATCTCACACTGGTC
It contains:
- a CDS encoding DUF3617 family protein, which gives rise to MQDGKWEMTYETEMPGMPEMPPQTFTRCLTSGDAVPTDAPGDQCEITDQDVSGDTVSWEGRCDSAGVIVEFSGRVTYSGDTMKGETRTVIKAQGMEMTGRMKGRRVGECD